Part of the Ctenopharyngodon idella isolate HZGC_01 chromosome 8, HZGC01, whole genome shotgun sequence genome, CCCAATACTCTTGCACCAGTTCCGAGAAGACATGAAGGCAGCTCTACTTCAGGCCAGTCAACCGCTCGATTCAGCATCTTTGAGTGCCCCCATTGTTTCCTTCCTCCTCCAAAAGGCCAAGCAACGTATGAAGCTTAAAAAATGGGAAGACCTCATGAACCAGACCTGCAGGCACAAAGGCCGTATATTTGTTTGTAATGAGGTCGATCTGGACGGACCTCCTAAAAACTTCACCTACATTAATGACAATAAGTTAGGGAAAGGAGTGGATGTGAATACAGTGACAGTGGGGTGCGAGTGCAATGACTGCATCTTTCAGCCGATTGACGGCTGCTGTCCAGGGCTGCTGAAGCATCGGAGGGCGTATAATGACAGCAGGCAGGTGAAAGTGATGCCCGGAGTACCCATCTATGAGTGTAACTCCATGTGCAGATGTGGTCCTGACTGTGCAAACAGGGTTGTGCAGAGAGGTATTCAGTATGATCTGTGCATCTTCAAAACAGCAAATGGCAGAGGTTGGGGAGTGCGGACGCTGCAGAGGATTTACAAAAATAGCTTTGTTATGGAGTATCTTGGAGAGGTAAGCAagttaaatggatagttcacccaaaaaatgtcattccaaacctgcatgaacataaaaaaaattatatttaaaacattaaatataataaatatgaaaaaaaaaaaagatattttgaagaaagtgttTCGTCTATACAATGAAACTCAGTggtgtccaaaacaacattataccccatttttttgggtgatctatccctttaaattggtAAATGTTGGTAAATCATTCATCCCCCTGTGAATGTTGATTACTGACATGCTGTCAGTTGTGTATTGCATCAGATCATCACCACAGAGGAAGCTGAGAGGAGAGGAGTGGTGTATGATAAGCAGGGCGTCACCTACCTGTTTGATCTGGACTATGTGGAGGTTGTCTACACCATCGATGCAGCTCATTATGGAAACATCTCTCACTTTGTCAACCACAGTGTGAGCACTAACTAGCTGTACACATCATCTGGGCTGTCCATCAAGTAATTTGGAACAAATTCTGATATTTAAGTGATATTTATTTACAGAAGGTATGTTGCATGAACGTGTTTTCTTAATGTTAATTGTAAACAAATGTTGGCATTATAGCAATCAGTACTCCTTTAGAGATATTTTGGGCTATTTAGAAATATTCAGTAGaaaattaacatattaaattaatacatattaaaaaaatacattaaatacattattattttagatttagtGATTTGACATATGAGGCCAATAAGACAATAGtgttattgtattatatatgtattgtaagattttttttttttaaagaaattaaaacttttattcagcaaggacattaaattgatcaaagtgagagtaaagactcttacaaaaaagttctatttcatataaatgctgtttcttTGAACTTTTCTTATAGaacttttctattcatcaaagaatcctgaaaaatatatcagtttccacaaaaatagtaagcaacacaattgttttcaacatttgtaATAGTAAGAAACGATTCCTAAggaccaaattagcatattagaatgatttctgaaggatcatgtgacactgaagactggagtaatgata contains:
- the suv39h1a gene encoding histone-lysine N-methyltransferase SUV39H1-A isoform X3, giving the protein MPFRVFPVLGIQHAGEVIQANMAQYLKDCRVSCKLSWEDLQALCRRKRLVCKQLSVTKNNFDDYEVEYLCNYKKHKGREFFLVKWKGYAESENTWEPLKNLKCPILLHQFREDMKAALLQASQPLDSASLSAPIVSFLLQKAKQRMKLKKWEDLMNQTCRHKGRIFVCNEVDLDGPPKNFTYINDNKLGKGVDVNTVTVGCECNDCIFQPIDGCCPGLLKHRRAYNDSRQVKVMPGVPIYECNSMCRCGPDCANRVVQRGIQYDLCIFKTANGRGWGVRTLQRIYKNSFVMEYLGEIITTEEAERRGVVYDKQGVTYLFDLDYVEVVYTIDAAHYGNISHFVNHSVSTN
- the suv39h1a gene encoding histone-lysine N-methyltransferase SUV39H1-A isoform X1, with the protein product MPFRVFPVLGIQHAGEVIQANMAQYLKDCRVSCKLSWEDLQALCRRKRLVCKQLSVTKNNFDDYEVEYLCNYKKHKGREFFLVKWKGYAESENTWEPLKNLKCPILLHQFREDMKAALLQASQPLDSASLSAPIVSFLLQKAKQRMKLKKWEDLMNQTCRHKGRIFVCNEVDLDGPPKNFTYINDNKLGKGVDVNTVTVGCECNDCIFQPIDGCCPGLLKHRRAYNDSRQVKVMPGVPIYECNSMCRCGPDCANRVVQRGIQYDLCIFKTANGRGWGVRTLQRIYKNSFVMEYLGEIITTEEAERRGVVYDKQGVTYLFDLDYVEVVYTIDAAHYGNISHFVNHSNFSIHQRILKNISVSTKICDPNLQVYNVFIENLDERLPRIAIFAKRGIKAGEELTFDYKMNIDPVDAESEKMDSDFSRAGFEGSPIKRIHMECKCGVKNCRKYLF
- the suv39h1a gene encoding histone-lysine N-methyltransferase SUV39H1-A isoform X2; protein product: MPFRVFPVLGIQHAGEVIQANMAQYLKDCRVSCKLSWEDLQALCRRKRLVCKQLSVTKNNFDDYEVEYLCNYKKHKGREFFLVKWKGYAESENTWEPLKNLKCPILLHQFREDMKAALLQASQPLDSASLSAPIVSFLLQKAKQRMKLKKWEDLMNQTCRHKGRIFVCNEVDLDGPPKNFTYINDNKLGKGVDVNTVTVGCECNDCIFQPIDGCCPGLLKHRRAYNDSRQVKVMPGVPIYECNSMCRCGPDCANRVVQRGIQYDLCIFKTANGRGWGVRTLQRIYKNSFVMEYLGEIITTEEAERRGVVYDKQGVTYLFDLDYVEVVYTIDAAHYGNISHFVNHSCDPNLQVYNVFIENLDERLPRIAIFAKRGIKAGEELTFDYKMNIDPVDAESEKMDSDFSRAGFEGSPIKRIHMECKCGVKNCRKYLF